The following are encoded in a window of Candidatus Eisenbacteria bacterium genomic DNA:
- a CDS encoding thiol reductase thioredoxin: MPTISVTRDNFESTVRQGLVLLDFWAGWCGPCRTFGPVFEAASSRHPDVVFGKIDTEAQPELAAAFNVQGIPTLAVIRDGVLLMAQAGALPAAALDEVVEKAKALDMAEVRRAIAEEAKSGGPPEGGA; encoded by the coding sequence GTGCCGACCATTTCAGTCACCCGCGACAACTTCGAGTCCACCGTCCGGCAGGGCCTCGTCCTGCTGGACTTCTGGGCGGGCTGGTGCGGCCCGTGCCGCACGTTCGGACCCGTCTTCGAGGCCGCCTCGTCCCGGCATCCCGACGTGGTGTTCGGGAAGATCGACACCGAAGCCCAGCCCGAGCTGGCGGCGGCGTTCAACGTGCAGGGCATCCCGACGCTCGCGGTGATTCGCGACGGCGTGCTGCTCATGGCGCAGGCGGGCGCGCTGCCCGCGGCGGCGCTCGACGAGGTGGTCGAAAAGGCGAAGGCGCTGGACATGGCCGAGGTCCGGCGCGCGATCGCCGAGGAAGCGAAGTCCGGCGGCCCGCCGGAGGGCGGCGCCTAG